GCGGAGAATATGTTGGGGGTTCCAACCGGGGCCAGGGCCAGCCTGGGAACCGGAATCCCGGCGCTGGAGGCGAGCTTTCTCAGCACGGCGTACAGGTAGGGATAGTCACTCTCCCCAACGAGCCTTGCCCTGTACCATCTCATCAGAATCCGGTCACCGTACCAGTAAACCAGGAAGTACGCGATGAGAACCACAACGATGGCCGCAGTGAGGCCCCTTCTCTCCCACAGGAGATACCCAATAATGATCGGGATAATCGCAACGAGGAGTATCGTGAGCAGAAACCTGAGCCATTTGAGGGCCCCCATATTTAATCCCCTCCGAGCATTAGATACTGAACGACGTCATCGTAGGCCCAGCTCCAGTCGACTATTCCAACCCTCCTCTTCACCCCACTATTCAGGAGGGATAGAATCTCGTCGACCACTTCATCGGGAGTTTTGCCTGTGGTGTCCACCTCTATGACGTTTTCATTCTCCTCGATGGCCTCGACGAGAATAACGTCCACGAGCTCTGCCTCGACGTTCTCGGCAAGCTTTTTGCGGGGATAGCCCCTGGATTCGAGCCTCTCGGCCACCATCTTGGGATGCAGGCGGAGAACCACGACAACATCGGCTGGAACCAGGTGACTCAGGTGACCGTCTATCACAACATCCCTCCCGGAGAACTCCTCTCCAACTGCCCGGGAGAGCTCGTCAACGTCTATCTCGATTTCATCCCCTACCTTCTCCCCGATGCCCTTTGCCAGGGCGAAGTCCTTTATGCTCACGTATTCATACCCAAGCCTTTCGCTCAGGATTTTGGAGACCGTGGTTTTACCGACTCCGGGAGTACCACTCACGGCGATTATCATCGATTTACCCCCGAGAACTCACTCTATTTTGTTACCGGAAGTTTATATGCTTGTTCCTCGTTAATCGTCGAATGTACATGTAGCATTCAGCGAAAACCTTTTAAGGACTATAGTTTCTATATAGACGCAGGTGACACGGAATGGAGAGGCTAAAATTACTTCAGAGGAAGTTGCACGTTGTGAAGAAGCAGAAGGAGCTCCTCATGCTTGAGGAGGCCAAACTCATAAGGGTGGCCCGTCAGAAAAAGGTGGCCGCCAAGAAGCTCGCCAAAGTCAAGAAGGAGAAAGTTGCCCTCGCCCTTGAAGAGGCGAGGCTCGTCAGGGTTCTCAAGCAGAACGGCTATCCCGCCGTCTGAGTTTTTTCAAAACTTTTAGAAAAGGAGAAAAGCTCAGAAGACGTTGAGCTTGTCCTCCAGTATCATCTTCTGTATCTTCGTTATGTCCGCGAGCCATGCATCCGCTATCTCGTAGGCCGGCTTCTGGATGGTCTCGAGGTGGTAGCCCTTCTTCGGGATAACCTGAACGCTCGCGACGAGCGGCTCGTCGATGGGCTTGCCTATCTGGCTGAGTATCCTGACGTAGACCTCCTCGACGCCCTCGACCTGTTCGGCGATGTCGTTGGCGATGAGCATCGAGAGGAGGTTGTAAATCTTTCCGACGTGGCTGACCGGGTTCTTTCCGGCAGCGGCCTCCATGCTCATGTGTCTGTTCGGGGTGATGAGGCCGTTAACACGGTTACCCCTTCCAACGCTACCGTCGTCGCCGGCCTCGGCGCTGGTTCCGGTGACGGTGATGTAGTAGATGCCCTTCTCCGGGTCGTCGGCGGTGTTGACGTAGATGTTGACCTTCCTCTCGGTGTGCTCCTCCGCAACCGAGCGGGCGGCCTCGTAGATGGCGTCCTTAACGGCCAGGTAGTCCTCGGGGGTCTGAACCTCGCTGTCAACTATCGCAGCGGCTATGGTGAGGTCTATCTCGTCGCCCTTCCTGAGGCCCATGACCTTGATGTCCTCACCGACGGCAGGATACTTCCTCTTGAACTCGTCGCTGTTGAGGAGCCTCTCGGTCTCGAGGACTATCCTCTCGGTCTCGCTGAGGGGAGCGTAGCCGACTCCAAAGCTGGTGTCGTTGGCGAGCGGAATCGGGTTCTCCTTGGCCTTGTTGAAGACTCCAACGAGGTCAACGCTTCCCTGACCTATGCGGGAGTCTATGACGACGTGGTTCTCGAGGTCCAGGTGGCGAACGGCCTTCTTGAGGTAGTCCTTGGCGGCCCTGATGGCTATCTCGTGAACCGGGAAGAACTCGCGGTCAACCATCTCGACGGCCCTTCCGGAGAGGAGGATGTATATCGGCTTGATGACCTCACCGCCCCCGAACTTCGGGTAGGCCCTTCCGCCGACGACCTCAACCTGGTCGGTGTTGTGGTGGAGTATGATTCCATACCTCTTGATGTACTCTCTGCTGAGCGCCCTGCTGACGGCCTCTGCTATTCCATCGGCTATGCTGTCCGGGTGGCCGATTCCCTTCCTTTCAACGAGCTCAACCTTCTGCATCTCAACCGGAGTCCTCATGAGCTCCTCAACCACTATGTTTCTAACCTTCTCAGCCATGATCGTCACCCCTCAAGGTCTGTATGGACGGCTCTGTTCATCACTTTATATATTTTTCGGCATGAATTCGGGAGCCGAATATTCCTGAGAGTTATCAACACCAAAATCCTTAAAATTTTTCCCGAAAATTCTCCATACGGCATCCGACGACGCCCGGTGGCCCGGTCCCCGGAGCGTTCGGGCAGCGATGAAGGGGTGCGACGATGCCGGGCGGACAGGGCTTGGTCTCCGGACCGCCCGAGGGTGCCGTCGAGCTGCCGATGATGGTGGGGGATGGCCAAGCCCACATTTTTAACCGGTTCTTCCTAACATCCCCCGGTGAGAGCATGGAGCTAAAGACTATCATAGATGAGATACGAACCGTGCTGGATGAGAAGGACGCCCTGAGGGAGGAGGCTCTGAGACTCACGAGGGAGATAGTTCGCCTGAGTGGGGATGCCATAAAGGCCCTCCACCGCGGCGAAGCCGAGAAAGCCTCCGACCGTCTCAAACTTGCCGGTGAGAGGGTAAAGAGCCTGAGGGAGAAGCTCAGAGAGCATCCCGACATATACTTCACGGGCTACGTTCAGAGCGCCCACCAGGAGTTCGTGGAGGCAAGCCTGTTCTTCGCGTACATCACGGGCGGGAGATTCCCGTCACCATCCGAACTGGGGGTTCCGCACGCGGACTACGCGCTGGGAATAGGCGACTTCATAGGGGAGCTGAGGAGGCGCTTCCTGATACTGCTCCTGGAGGGAGATATCGGGGGTGCCGAGGAGGTCTACCGTTTCATGGAGGCTATCTACGAGGAGCTCATGACTCTCGAGTATCCGAAGGGGCTCGTGAACATCAGGGGCAAGCAGGATCAGGCCAGGCACATCCTTGAGAGAACCCTCGAGGACCTGACGAGGGCAAAGCTGAGCAGGAAGCTAGAGGAGAAGCTGGAGACCGCGATTGGGAAAGAATGATGGCATAATTACATAATTCGGTGATTATGTGATTAATGAATTCGATGAAAAACTCCGGAAAATCGAGAGGATCCAGGAAAAGCTGGCATTGAGGGTAGAGGAGAGACCGCTCAGACCGGAGGAGGTAAAAACCGTCGCGGCGGTCGATGTCTCTTACCGAGGGGACACCGCCAGGGGTGCCTTCGTTCTCTGTTCTTATCCCGACTGCGAAGTCTTGAGGACGAAGGTCGTTGAGACCGAGGTTTCGTTCCCCTACATACCCACATTCTTTTTCCTGCGCGAGACCAGGCCCATCCTGCTGGCCCTCAGAGGAGAGGAATTCGACCTCCTCTTGGTGGAGGGGCACGGGAAGGCACATCCCAGGGGATACGGACTGGCCTGCCACATCGGCCTGCTCATCGAAAGGCCCGTGATAGGGGTCGCCAAGAGGCCCTTGAAGGGAGTCGCGGAGAAAGACTTCAGGAAGGTGGGAAAAGCTTATGTAAGCGTCGGCCATTTAGTCGACTTAGAATCTGCGGTGAGGCTCATCGAGCCCCTGCTTGAGGGAGGCTATCCAAAGCCGCTCAGGCTCGCCGACAGGCTATCGAAGAGGGGAGGCCTATGAAGAGGATAGAGATGCTCATACTGCTCGCCAGAAGAGGGGCGCTTGGAAAGAAGATAAAGATCACCCTTAGGGAACTCGCCAACGAGCTGGGAATCTCTCCCCAGTCGGTTCTCAGGCTCCTCGAGGAGATGGAGGAAGAGGGGCTCGTGGACAAGGAGGTAGTGGGAAGGAAAACGTACGTGGAGATCAGCCATGAGGGCCTGACCTTCCTTGAGAACCTGTGCGACGCCATTTCGGAGGCCCTCTACAACGGCATAATAATCGGCGAGGTAATCTCGGGAATAGGCGAGGGCGCGTACTACGTCAGGCAATACGCCCACCTGATGAGGGAGTATCTGGGATTCGAACCGTACCCCGGAACGCTCAACATTAGGGTGCTGTTTCCAAAGACCGTGTTCGATGCGTTCTGTGGCGTTAGACCCGTGATCCTTCCGGGTTTCGTGAAGGATGGAAGAACCTTCGGTGACGTCAAGGCCTACCGCGTTCAGATAGAGGACGTGGAAGGGGCGATAGTAATCCCGTCGAGGACCGTCCATCCCCCCAAGATAGCCGAGATAGTTGCCCCCGTCTGCCTGAGGGAAACCCTCGG
The Thermococcus radiotolerans genome window above contains:
- a CDS encoding adenylate kinase family protein yields the protein MIIAVSGTPGVGKTTVSKILSERLGYEYVSIKDFALAKGIGEKVGDEIEIDVDELSRAVGEEFSGRDVVIDGHLSHLVPADVVVVLRLHPKMVAERLESRGYPRKKLAENVEAELVDVILVEAIEENENVIEVDTTGKTPDEVVDEILSLLNSGVKRRVGIVDWSWAYDDVVQYLMLGGD
- a CDS encoding methionine adenosyltransferase, with translation MAEKVRNIVVEELMRTPVEMQKVELVERKGIGHPDSIADGIAEAVSRALSREYIKRYGIILHHNTDQVEVVGGRAYPKFGGGEVIKPIYILLSGRAVEMVDREFFPVHEIAIRAAKDYLKKAVRHLDLENHVVIDSRIGQGSVDLVGVFNKAKENPIPLANDTSFGVGYAPLSETERIVLETERLLNSDEFKRKYPAVGEDIKVMGLRKGDEIDLTIAAAIVDSEVQTPEDYLAVKDAIYEAARSVAEEHTERKVNIYVNTADDPEKGIYYITVTGTSAEAGDDGSVGRGNRVNGLITPNRHMSMEAAAGKNPVSHVGKIYNLLSMLIANDIAEQVEGVEEVYVRILSQIGKPIDEPLVASVQVIPKKGYHLETIQKPAYEIADAWLADITKIQKMILEDKLNVF
- a CDS encoding translin family protein — protein: MELKTIIDEIRTVLDEKDALREEALRLTREIVRLSGDAIKALHRGEAEKASDRLKLAGERVKSLREKLREHPDIYFTGYVQSAHQEFVEASLFFAYITGGRFPSPSELGVPHADYALGIGDFIGELRRRFLILLLEGDIGGAEEVYRFMEAIYEELMTLEYPKGLVNIRGKQDQARHILERTLEDLTRAKLSRKLEEKLETAIGKE
- a CDS encoding endonuclease V, with the translated sequence MINEFDEKLRKIERIQEKLALRVEERPLRPEEVKTVAAVDVSYRGDTARGAFVLCSYPDCEVLRTKVVETEVSFPYIPTFFFLRETRPILLALRGEEFDLLLVEGHGKAHPRGYGLACHIGLLIERPVIGVAKRPLKGVAEKDFRKVGKAYVSVGHLVDLESAVRLIEPLLEGGYPKPLRLADRLSKRGGL
- a CDS encoding DUF120 domain-containing protein; this encodes MKRIEMLILLARRGALGKKIKITLRELANELGISPQSVLRLLEEMEEEGLVDKEVVGRKTYVEISHEGLTFLENLCDAISEALYNGIIIGEVISGIGEGAYYVRQYAHLMREYLGFEPYPGTLNIRVLFPKTVFDAFCGVRPVILPGFVKDGRTFGDVKAYRVQIEDVEGAIVIPSRTVHPPKIAEIVAPVCLRETLGLRDGDRITVRVVKG